One window from the genome of Pseudonocardia hierapolitana encodes:
- a CDS encoding SpoIIE family protein phosphatase yields MTAARALPFLAAGGELGRLIGDRDWAAGPLGPPSTWPGPIRVATGIVLQSPQPMLVWVGPQLVALYNDAFAALAGRAHPGALGRPGAIGFADVWPVVGPAVTRVLETGIGVHVDEQPLVLQRGDSPEETYWTLTHSPVRGEDGEVFAVLTSTTETTARVVADRRQEMLRALGDLSPVRLAPAGHAIERVAVAALDVLARNPQDIPFAAVCRPGPDGSGEPTTGEPELQVATAHGLPDGLPPLTAPDGSGSALALALRTGEQVVVRGLRDGFPGAFPAGNALGPLSPDAAVVLPLGAGAPTGVLVLGVNPYRPLDDDQLAFLRAVENQVSAALADASALDGVLDAARHDGHAPSDEALGKALFQERERYRTLVTQAPVGIWVADRRGTTTFVNDQIAQLWGRPAADLLGAGWTDQLHPDDRADAAAGWAAAVRHGTVWESTYRIVATDGTVRDVRTSARPLRDPAGEITGFLATTADITEERRAEQIRRDVATEHAARKASEAAAARLRAMVQGLAAIVWEADWRPESGGLRFTFVSDRAEELLGHPAARWCDDPDFWPAIIHPDDRDEVIAYAHERTAAGVDHDLTYRAVAIDGRVMWLHQVVHVVTGPDGAPVAAQGLTVDVTEQKRAERSAALLADTGRLVTQDGSAEERLGDLARLVVHELGDAAVVALVGPDGLLHRAAVAHEHPAVTEVLRSLSATRLPPDLAEALAPGLPIVVPVTAELVRSAVEDDASAAARIALRASNALVVPLVVGDQVAGVLAFVNFGTGRYYHHAELDLAAELGRRASMMLTSDRRRTRERRLQQVSADLASAGSVLEAARLLVARLPDFLGASAVSVYLADPDRGLRLVHAAGYAEPVLGSYSVMRLDDPVPIAAAARTGEPVWIRNREEWARTWPTLLDKAVAGNRHAAAALPLAAVGRIVGAIGLSFPTERTFPADERDFVLALVAQAAPAFERAAAADERRVIAETLQKSLLPPTLPRLDRLPLASRYLPGARGSQAGGDWYDVLPLDAGRVAIAVGDVVGQGARAAAIMGQLRSALSGYLLEGHEPEQALERLDRFAGRVPGATGSTVACLVLDPETGELVWARAGHPPPLVAGPNGCRRLDDATGTVLGVRARPPYAVGTATITPGESIVLYTDGLVERRGELIDEGIDRLAAIAARHHALAPEALTDELLTGALAGSHSDGGPNGGPDPADDVALIVARLVPAPLRLVLPAEAAVLRELRAAVLAWASATAIEDDDLYDLQLAVGEAAANAVEHAYRGRAPGPMSVELARDPEGGIDAHVRDEGSWRPIPQEKGYRGRGLELIRDVSSGMRLHHGPEGTEVRFTLPPSGAPAAPARAAPAAPVTPVPPGPAALRLAGGTEDGGPGAVEIRGELDLAGVRGVGDELLACADAGGALTVDLRATTYLASAGVALLVEADRRVRAAGGRLRVLVAPGDVVRRALTLSGVDGLLEVVADEGGPSRAVDG; encoded by the coding sequence GTGACCGCCGCCCGCGCGTTGCCTTTCCTCGCCGCAGGGGGCGAGCTGGGCCGGCTGATCGGTGACCGCGACTGGGCGGCCGGTCCACTCGGCCCCCCGTCGACGTGGCCCGGCCCCATCCGCGTCGCCACCGGGATCGTCCTGCAGTCGCCGCAGCCCATGCTGGTGTGGGTCGGGCCCCAGCTCGTCGCGCTCTACAACGATGCCTTCGCCGCGCTCGCGGGCCGCGCCCACCCGGGCGCGCTCGGCAGGCCCGGCGCGATCGGGTTCGCCGACGTGTGGCCGGTGGTCGGGCCCGCCGTGACACGGGTCCTCGAGACCGGCATCGGCGTCCACGTGGACGAGCAGCCCCTGGTCCTGCAACGCGGGGACTCCCCCGAGGAGACCTACTGGACGTTGACGCACTCCCCCGTCCGCGGGGAGGACGGCGAGGTGTTCGCCGTCCTCACGTCCACCACCGAGACCACCGCCCGCGTGGTGGCCGACCGCAGGCAGGAGATGCTCCGCGCGCTGGGCGACCTGTCCCCCGTGCGCCTCGCGCCGGCCGGACACGCGATCGAGCGCGTCGCCGTCGCCGCCCTCGACGTGCTCGCGCGCAACCCGCAGGACATCCCGTTCGCCGCGGTCTGCCGGCCCGGCCCGGACGGCTCCGGCGAACCCACGACGGGTGAGCCGGAGCTGCAGGTGGCGACCGCACACGGTCTGCCGGACGGCCTGCCACCGCTCACCGCTCCCGACGGCTCGGGCTCGGCACTCGCGCTGGCGCTGCGCACCGGGGAGCAGGTCGTGGTCCGCGGGCTGCGGGACGGCTTTCCCGGCGCCTTCCCGGCCGGCAACGCGCTCGGGCCGCTCTCCCCGGACGCCGCGGTGGTGCTGCCGCTCGGCGCCGGCGCCCCCACCGGCGTGCTGGTCCTCGGCGTCAACCCCTACCGCCCGCTCGACGACGACCAGCTCGCGTTCCTGCGCGCCGTCGAGAACCAGGTGTCCGCGGCACTGGCCGACGCCAGCGCTCTCGACGGGGTGCTCGACGCCGCCCGCCACGACGGGCACGCGCCGTCGGACGAAGCGCTCGGCAAGGCGCTGTTCCAGGAACGCGAGCGCTACCGCACCCTCGTCACGCAGGCCCCCGTGGGCATCTGGGTCGCCGACCGCCGCGGCACCACCACGTTCGTCAACGACCAGATCGCGCAGCTGTGGGGCCGGCCAGCGGCGGACCTGCTCGGCGCGGGCTGGACCGACCAGCTGCATCCCGACGACCGCGCAGACGCCGCGGCCGGGTGGGCCGCCGCGGTCCGCCACGGCACGGTGTGGGAGTCGACATACCGCATCGTCGCGACCGACGGCACCGTCCGCGACGTCCGGACGTCCGCGCGTCCGCTGCGCGACCCCGCGGGCGAGATCACCGGCTTCCTCGCCACCACGGCCGACATCACGGAGGAGCGCCGAGCCGAGCAGATCCGCCGCGACGTCGCCACCGAGCACGCCGCCCGCAAGGCCTCGGAGGCCGCGGCCGCCCGGCTGCGCGCGATGGTGCAGGGCCTCGCCGCGATCGTGTGGGAGGCCGACTGGCGGCCGGAGTCGGGCGGTCTGCGGTTCACGTTCGTGTCCGACCGCGCCGAGGAGCTGCTCGGCCACCCCGCGGCCCGCTGGTGCGACGACCCGGACTTCTGGCCGGCGATCATCCATCCCGATGACCGCGACGAGGTCATCGCCTACGCGCACGAACGCACGGCGGCCGGCGTCGACCACGACCTCACCTACCGGGCCGTCGCGATCGACGGCCGGGTGATGTGGCTGCACCAGGTGGTGCACGTGGTGACCGGCCCTGACGGCGCCCCAGTGGCCGCCCAGGGCCTCACCGTGGACGTCACCGAGCAGAAGCGCGCCGAGCGCTCGGCCGCGCTGCTGGCCGACACCGGCCGGCTCGTCACGCAGGACGGCAGCGCCGAGGAGCGGCTCGGCGACCTCGCGCGGCTGGTCGTGCACGAGCTCGGAGACGCGGCCGTCGTGGCGCTGGTGGGTCCGGACGGCCTGCTGCACCGCGCCGCCGTGGCCCACGAGCACCCTGCCGTCACCGAGGTGCTGCGCTCGCTCAGTGCGACGAGGCTGCCCCCGGACCTCGCCGAGGCGCTCGCGCCCGGCCTGCCCATCGTCGTCCCGGTCACCGCGGAGCTCGTCCGGTCCGCGGTCGAGGACGACGCGAGCGCGGCGGCCCGGATCGCGCTGCGGGCGAGCAACGCCCTCGTCGTCCCGCTCGTCGTCGGTGACCAGGTGGCGGGCGTGCTCGCGTTCGTGAACTTCGGCACCGGCCGCTACTACCACCACGCGGAGCTCGACCTGGCCGCCGAGCTGGGCAGGCGGGCGTCGATGATGCTGACGTCCGACCGCAGGCGCACCCGGGAGCGGCGGCTGCAGCAGGTGAGCGCCGACCTCGCCTCCGCGGGGAGCGTCCTCGAGGCGGCCCGGCTGCTCGTCGCGCGGCTGCCCGACTTCCTCGGGGCATCGGCCGTGAGCGTGTACCTCGCCGATCCCGACCGCGGCCTGCGGCTCGTGCACGCCGCCGGCTACGCCGAGCCGGTGCTCGGCTCGTACTCGGTGATGCGGCTCGACGACCCGGTGCCGATCGCCGCGGCCGCGCGTACCGGCGAGCCGGTCTGGATCCGCAACCGCGAGGAGTGGGCGCGCACCTGGCCGACGCTGCTCGACAAGGCCGTCGCCGGCAACCGGCACGCGGCCGCCGCACTGCCGCTCGCCGCCGTCGGGCGGATCGTCGGCGCGATCGGCCTGTCCTTCCCCACCGAGCGGACCTTCCCCGCCGACGAGCGCGACTTCGTGCTCGCCCTCGTCGCCCAGGCCGCGCCCGCTTTCGAGCGGGCGGCCGCGGCCGACGAGCGCCGGGTGATCGCCGAGACGCTGCAGAAGAGCCTCCTGCCCCCGACCCTCCCCCGGCTGGACCGCCTGCCGCTGGCCTCCCGCTACCTACCCGGTGCGCGCGGCAGCCAGGCCGGGGGCGACTGGTACGACGTGCTGCCGCTGGACGCGGGCCGCGTCGCGATCGCCGTCGGTGACGTCGTGGGCCAGGGCGCCCGGGCCGCGGCGATCATGGGACAGCTGCGCAGCGCGCTGTCGGGGTACCTGCTCGAGGGCCACGAACCGGAGCAGGCCCTCGAACGGCTCGACCGCTTCGCCGGCCGGGTGCCCGGCGCCACCGGCAGCACCGTTGCGTGCCTGGTGCTCGACCCGGAGACCGGCGAGCTGGTGTGGGCCAGGGCCGGCCACCCGCCGCCGCTCGTGGCCGGGCCGAACGGCTGCCGCCGCCTCGACGACGCCACCGGCACCGTGCTGGGAGTGCGCGCCCGCCCGCCGTACGCCGTCGGGACGGCGACGATCACGCCGGGCGAGAGCATCGTGCTCTACACCGACGGCCTCGTGGAGCGGCGCGGAGAGCTCATCGACGAGGGGATCGACCGGCTCGCCGCCATCGCCGCGCGCCATCACGCCCTCGCCCCCGAGGCCCTCACGGACGAGCTGCTGACCGGTGCGCTCGCCGGGAGCCACTCCGACGGGGGACCGAACGGCGGTCCCGACCCGGCCGACGACGTCGCCCTCATCGTGGCCCGGCTGGTGCCGGCCCCGCTGCGGCTGGTGTTGCCCGCCGAGGCCGCGGTGCTGCGGGAGCTGCGGGCCGCGGTGCTGGCGTGGGCGTCGGCGACGGCCATCGAGGACGACGACCTCTACGACCTGCAGCTCGCCGTCGGCGAGGCGGCGGCCAACGCCGTCGAGCACGCCTACCGCGGCCGGGCCCCGGGCCCGATGTCCGTCGAGCTGGCCCGGGATCCCGAGGGCGGGATCGACGCGCACGTCCGGGACGAGGGCAGCTGGCGGCCCATCCCGCAGGAGAAGGGCTACCGCGGCCGTGGGCTCGAGCTGATCCGGGACGTCAGCAGCGGGATGCGGCTGCACCACGGACCCGAGGGCACCGAGGTGCGGTTCACGCTGCCGCCGTCCGGTGCCCCTGCCGCCCCGGCGCGCGCGGCGCCTGCCGCACCCGTCACACCGGTCCCCCCGGGCCCCGCGGCCCTGCGGCTCGCGGGCGGGACCGAGGACGGCGGTCCGGGTGCCGTGGAGATCCGCGGGGAGCTGGACCTCGCCGGTGTGCGTGGGGTCGGCGACGAGCTGCTGGCCTGCGCCGACGCCGGCGGCGCCCTCACGGTGGACCTGCGCGCCACCACCTATCTCGCCAGCGCGGGCGTCGCACTGCTCGTGGAGGCGGACCGACGCGTGCGCGCCGCGGGCGGCCGGTTGCGCGTGCTGGTGGCCCCCGGTGACGTCGTGCGCCGGGCGCTCACCCTCAGCGGGGTGGACGGGCTGCTCGAGGTGGTGGCCGACGAAGGCGGTCCGAGCAGGGCCGTCGACGGCTGA
- a CDS encoding RecQ family ATP-dependent DNA helicase, with the protein MSSPRTDLRRTAAETFGWSRLRPEQLEAMEHVTEGRDVLAVLPTGSGKSAIYQVPGLLRDGPTVVVSPLIALQHDQREGLAERTDADARTVGAVAVNSVQKAGENRAAWEALDAGTAEYVFLAPEQLANDDVVERVRAAGPALFVVDEAHCVSEWGHDFRPDYLRLGSVIERLGHPPVVALTATAAAPVRADIVERLGLRDHQEVLASFDRPELHLTAHRYADADQRRAEVEERVVERAADGAGLVYCATRKDTVAYAEALTARGVAVAAYHAGLKRAVREDVHERFLGGELTVVVATSAFGMGIDKPDVRFVLHAAAPASLDAYYQEIGRAGRDGEPAVAELHHHSRDFDLQRFLTARRPRPDALRTVLALLEDGRARTPKEIGADSGLSPARRTAALNLLEQSGAVATDAEGRCAATGDPTGDAAVERAVTIAEQRREMVRSRIEMMRGYAESTDCRRRILLGYFGEQRAERCGNCDSCDAGTSVHREPGSASVDGRETVRHPKWGEGVVLSAKSDRVTVLFAEHGYKTLALEAVRDRDLLKPAE; encoded by the coding sequence GTGAGCAGCCCCCGCACCGACCTGCGGCGCACCGCCGCCGAGACCTTCGGCTGGAGCCGGCTGCGCCCCGAGCAGCTCGAGGCCATGGAGCACGTGACGGAGGGCCGCGACGTACTGGCCGTGCTGCCCACCGGCTCCGGGAAGTCGGCGATCTACCAGGTGCCCGGATTGCTGCGGGACGGCCCGACGGTGGTCGTCTCGCCGCTCATCGCGCTGCAGCACGACCAGCGCGAGGGCTTGGCCGAGCGCACCGACGCGGACGCCCGAACCGTCGGCGCGGTCGCCGTCAACTCCGTGCAGAAGGCGGGCGAGAACCGGGCGGCGTGGGAGGCCCTCGACGCCGGCACGGCCGAGTACGTGTTCCTCGCCCCGGAGCAACTGGCGAACGACGACGTGGTGGAGCGGGTCCGCGCCGCCGGGCCCGCACTCTTCGTCGTGGACGAGGCGCACTGCGTCTCGGAGTGGGGGCACGACTTCCGCCCGGACTACCTGCGCCTCGGCAGCGTGATCGAGCGCCTCGGGCACCCGCCGGTGGTCGCTCTCACCGCGACCGCGGCCGCGCCGGTGCGGGCCGACATCGTCGAGCGCCTCGGCCTGCGCGACCACCAGGAGGTGCTGGCGAGCTTCGACCGCCCGGAGCTGCACCTCACCGCGCACCGGTACGCCGACGCCGACCAGCGCCGCGCCGAGGTCGAGGAGCGGGTCGTGGAACGGGCCGCGGACGGGGCCGGGCTCGTGTACTGCGCCACCCGCAAGGACACCGTGGCCTACGCCGAGGCGCTCACCGCCCGCGGGGTCGCGGTCGCGGCCTACCACGCCGGGCTGAAGCGGGCGGTGCGCGAGGACGTGCACGAGCGCTTCCTCGGCGGCGAGCTCACCGTCGTCGTCGCGACCTCGGCGTTCGGGATGGGCATCGACAAGCCGGACGTGCGGTTCGTGCTGCACGCGGCCGCACCCGCCTCGCTGGACGCCTACTACCAGGAGATCGGCCGAGCCGGTCGGGACGGCGAGCCCGCGGTTGCCGAGCTGCACCACCACAGCCGCGACTTCGACCTGCAGCGCTTCCTCACCGCGCGCCGGCCCAGGCCGGACGCCTTGCGCACCGTCCTCGCCCTCCTCGAGGACGGCCGGGCCCGCACCCCGAAGGAGATCGGCGCCGACTCGGGCCTGTCCCCCGCCCGCCGCACCGCCGCGCTCAACCTGCTCGAGCAGTCCGGCGCCGTCGCGACCGACGCCGAGGGCCGGTGCGCCGCCACCGGCGACCCGACCGGTGACGCCGCCGTGGAACGGGCTGTCACGATCGCCGAGCAGCGCCGCGAGATGGTCCGCTCTCGGATCGAGATGATGCGCGGCTACGCCGAGAGCACCGACTGCCGCAGGCGCATCCTGCTGGGGTACTTCGGCGAGCAGCGCGCCGAGCGGTGCGGGAACTGCGACAGCTGCGATGCAGGCACGTCCGTCCACCGGGAACCCGGCTCTGCGTCCGTCGACGGGCGGGAGACCGTGCGGCACCCGAAGTGGGGCGAGGGCGTCGTCCTGTCGGCCAAGAGCGACCGGGTCACGGTCCTGTTCGCCGAGCACGGCTACAAGACCCTCGCGCTCGAAGCCGTGCGCGACCGCGACCTGCTGAAGCCGGCCGAATAG
- a CDS encoding glycosyltransferase family 4 protein produces MNILVWHVHGSWATAFVQGPHRYLLPTLPERGPWGGGRPAAWDWPASAVEVAPDELADADVDVVVLQRPEEFELARQWLGRTPGRDVPAVYVEHNTPREHAATSRHPVADRDDVLLVHVTHFNRLMWDAGHTRTAVVEHGVVDPGPRYTGEMPAAAVAVNEPVRRGRITGTDLLPRFARSVPLDVFGMGTAGLDAALGTAGRVRSCGDLPQDRMHAEMARRRAYLHLSRWTSLGLSLIEAMHLGMPVVALATTEAVEAVPPGTGCCSTDPDRLERALRELVAEPELARRQGVAARAHALARYGLDRFLGEWDALLADVTERPAARVPVASATNGRS; encoded by the coding sequence GTGAACATACTCGTCTGGCACGTGCACGGCTCCTGGGCGACGGCGTTCGTCCAGGGGCCGCACCGCTACCTGCTTCCGACGCTCCCGGAGCGCGGGCCGTGGGGCGGCGGCCGTCCGGCGGCATGGGACTGGCCCGCCTCGGCCGTGGAAGTGGCACCCGACGAGCTGGCCGACGCCGACGTCGACGTCGTCGTGCTCCAGCGGCCCGAGGAGTTCGAGCTCGCGCGGCAGTGGCTCGGCCGCACCCCGGGCCGCGACGTCCCCGCGGTGTACGTGGAGCACAACACCCCGCGCGAGCACGCGGCCACGAGCCGGCACCCGGTCGCCGACCGGGACGACGTCCTGCTGGTCCACGTCACCCACTTCAACCGGCTGATGTGGGACGCGGGTCACACCCGGACCGCCGTCGTCGAGCACGGCGTCGTCGACCCGGGCCCCCGCTACACCGGGGAGATGCCGGCCGCCGCCGTGGCCGTGAACGAGCCCGTGCGCCGCGGCCGGATCACCGGCACGGACCTGCTGCCCCGGTTCGCCCGGTCCGTCCCGCTCGACGTGTTCGGGATGGGCACCGCCGGTCTCGACGCCGCGCTGGGCACCGCCGGGCGCGTCAGGTCGTGCGGCGACCTGCCGCAGGACCGCATGCACGCCGAGATGGCGCGCAGGCGGGCCTACCTGCACCTGTCGCGCTGGACGTCGCTGGGGCTCTCGCTCATCGAGGCGATGCACCTCGGTATGCCGGTGGTGGCGCTCGCCACCACCGAGGCCGTCGAGGCGGTGCCGCCCGGCACGGGCTGCTGCTCGACGGATCCCGACCGGTTGGAACGGGCGCTGCGCGAGCTCGTCGCCGAGCCGGAGCTCGCCCGCCGTCAGGGCGTCGCCGCCCGCGCTCATGCGCTGGCCCGGTACGGCCTCGACCGATTCCTCGGTGAATGGGATGCGCTGCTCGCGGACGTGACCGAACGTCCGGCGGCCCGCGTCCCCGTCGCATCCGCCACGAACGGAAGGAGCTGA